The DNA segment TGCCCGCCGCCACGGCCGCCGCCACGGCGCCCTCCACGAGCGGCGCGTCCGCGATCCGCACCCGCTCCCGCGCCTCGTCGTCCAGGAACTCCACCGCGGTCTCCGCGGTCATGATCGCCGAGCCGAGGTCGCAGAGCACCACGGCGCCCTCGCCGGAGTCGGCCTCGGCCAGCGCCGCGGTGATCCGCTCGAAGCTCGTCCCGATCCCGCCGTCGTCCGTGCCGCCCGCGGCGACCAGCGCGACGTCGGGCGCCATCTGCGCCGCCAGCTCCACGAGTCCCTCGGCCAGTCGCGCGCTGTGCGAGACGAGGACGAGCCCGACGCTCACGCCGCCGCCTCGGCCGCGGCGCGCAGCAGCAGGACGCTCGACACGCTGCCCGGATCGCGGTGCCCGACGGCTCGCTCGCCCAGGTAGCTCGCTCGGCCCTTCCGTGCGACGAGCGGGTCGGTCGACTCCGCTCCGCCCTGTGCCGCGTCCGCCGCCGCGGCGAGCACGGCGGCCGCCGGGGAGCCGTCGGCCGAGGCGGCCTGCGCGGCCTCGACCGCCGGCGTCCAGGCGTCCACCATCGTCTTGTCGCCGACCTCGGCCTTGCCGCGCAGCACGATCCCGTCGCGCGCCGCCGCGAGCAGTGCGGCGATCGCGGCACCGTCGAGCGACTCCTGCCCGGTGACCGCGCCGGACGCCTTGAGGAACGCGGTGCCGAACAGCGGCCCGGAGGCTCCGCCTACCGTCGAGATCAGCGTGGTCGCCACCAGCTTGAGCACCTCGGCCGGAGTCGCGAGCTCGGCAGCCGCGTCGAGCTTCGCGACAACGGCCTGGAAGCCGCGGTCCATGTTCTCGCCGTGGTCGCCGTCGCCGATCGCGCGGTCGAGCGTGATCAGCTCCACCCGGTGCTCCGAGACCGCCTGCGCCGCGGCCCGGATCCACGCCACAGCCCATGCCGCGTCGAGCCCCAGTGCTCCCTGTCCGTCCTGCATCGATCCGTCCTCTTTCCTGTGTCGCCTCTGCGACCGTCGTGTCGTCGTGCGGTCGTGTCGTCGTGTGCGCGCCGCTGTCCGGGCC comes from the Rathayibacter festucae DSM 15932 genome and includes:
- the dhaL gene encoding dihydroxyacetone kinase subunit DhaL, whose amino-acid sequence is MQDGQGALGLDAAWAVAWIRAAAQAVSEHRVELITLDRAIGDGDHGENMDRGFQAVVAKLDAAAELATPAEVLKLVATTLISTVGGASGPLFGTAFLKASGAVTGQESLDGAAIAALLAAARDGIVLRGKAEVGDKTMVDAWTPAVEAAQAASADGSPAAAVLAAAADAAQGGAESTDPLVARKGRASYLGERAVGHRDPGSVSSVLLLRAAAEAAA